In Capsicum annuum cultivar UCD-10X-F1 chromosome 11, UCD10Xv1.1, whole genome shotgun sequence, one genomic interval encodes:
- the LOC107847565 gene encoding probable amidase At4g34880 produces the protein MSLFSILFISLCMILSIFSNKSEAKTFSFKEASIDDIHIAFKQNRLTSRQLVEFYLSESQKANPILKGIIEVNPDALFLADRADQERKSGVPLSSRLHGIPVLVKDNIATKDKLNTTAGSLALVGSIVPSLALVGSIVPQDAGVVKKLRNASAIILGKATMTEWAAFRTENIPSGWNGRLGQALNPYVASADPSGSSTGSATSVAANLAAVALGTETAGSILYPANSNSVVGVKPTVELTNRAGVIPISQLQDTVGPICRTVSHAVEVLDVIVGIDRDDFPATKKASTYIPHGGYRQFLKADELKHKRLGILKDLFGSNDIKACQHHFNTLRQKGAVLVDNVEVPNINLVYSAIVNAQDIALFAEFKMDLNAYLKKLVHTQVRSLADVIAFNKISASEKFKEYGQGIMMAAEKTNAIGKLEREALRNITKVCKYKFEKMIKVNKLDALMSPGADIASLLAVEGYPGINVPAGYDKSGVPVGISFGGLKGSEPTLIEIAYGFEQATHIRKPPPSHPR, from the exons ATGTCTCTTTTTTCCATTCTCTTCATTTCTCTGTGCATGATATTATCCATCTTCAGTAACAAATCTGAGGCGAAAACATTCTCATTTAAGGAAGCAAGTATAGATGATATTCACATAGCTTTCAAGCAAAACAGACTTACCTCAAGACAACTTGTTGAGTTCTATCTAAGTGAAAGCCAGAAAGCTAATCCAATTCTTAAAGGGATCATAGAAGTGAATCCAGATGCACTTTTTCTTGCAGATAGAGCTGATCAAGAACGAAAATCGGGGGTGCCACTGTCCAGCAGGCTACATGGTATACCAGTTCTTGTCAAGGACAACATTGCAACAAAAGATAAACTTAACACAACAGCAGGATCACTAGCACTTGTTGGGTCCATTGTGCCATCACTAGCACTTGTTGGGTCCATTGTGCCACAAGATGCTGGTGTGGTCAAGAAGTTGAGGAATGCTAGTGCTATCATACTTGGCAAGGCAACTATGACTGAATGGGCTGCTTTTAGAACTGAGAATATCCCTAGTGGTTGGAATGGCAGACTTGGTCAAGCTCTG AATCCTTATGTAGCAAGTGCTGATCCATCAGGTTCAAGCACTGGTTCTGCAACATCAGTAGCAGCAAACCTTGCAGCAGTAGCATTGGGGACAGAAACAGCAGGATCCATTCTATATCCAGCCAATTCTAATTCAGTTGTTGGAGTCAAACCAACTGTTGAACTCACTAACAGGGCAGGTGTTATCCCAATTTCACAATTGCAAGACACTGTTGG ACCAATCTGCAGGACAGTATCTCATGCTGTTGAGGTTCTTGATGTCATTGTTGGCATCGATCGAGATGATTTTCCAGCTACTAAAAAGGCTTCTACTTACATTCCACATGGTGGATACCGGCAATTTCTTAAGGCTGATGAGCTCAAACATAAAAGACTAGGTATTTTAAAGGACCTTTTTGGTTCCAATGATATCAAAGCTTGCCAACACCATTTCAACACCTTGAG GCAAAAAGGAGCAGTATTAGTTGACAACGTCGAAGTACCTAACATCAACTTGGTCTACAGTGCTATTGTTAATGCTCAAGACATAGCACTTTTTGCTGAATTCAAGATGGACCTAAATGCATATCTTAAGAAGCTAGTTCACACTCAAGTCCGATCCTTGGCAGATGTCATAGCCTTTAACAAGATTTCAGCTTCG GAAAAGTTCAAAGAATATGGTCAAGGCATAATGATGGCAGCTGAGAAGACGAATGCAATAGGGAAATTGGAAAGGGAGGCACTGAGGAACATAACAAAAGTATGCAAATACAAGTTTGAGAAGATGATAAAAGTTAATAAGCTAGACGCGTTGATGTCACCTGGTGCAGACATTGCTAGTCTTCTCGCGGTCGAAGGTTATCCAGGGATCAATGTACCTGCTGGTTATGATAAAAGTGGAGTTCCCGTTGGAATTTCCTTTGGAGGACTGAAGGGTTCAGAGCCAACACTCATCGAGATTGCATATGGTTTTGAACAAGCAACTCATATCAGGAAGCCCCCTCCTTCACATCCTCGATAA